Proteins from a genomic interval of Streptomyces sp. NBC_00820:
- a CDS encoding bifunctional DNA primase/polymerase → MSSAPNVTSATADGAAWLASAGAFPRSTRALWEECPDAPVVLPCGTVFDVVNAPAVFGRRMLDRLWEEGPGAGPVAVHRGRMLLFAAPGTAQRLPSLLTWEEWGAAGSRTEAVPPLLCHGTGDAVTVPAPCGDGSPGSTPGPTPGGSRWLVAPDTRHPWLPGPEVLLWAAVRAARSWTRISIFPPADQDANVYDVSRRR, encoded by the coding sequence ATGAGCAGCGCACCGAACGTCACCTCCGCCACCGCCGACGGGGCCGCCTGGCTCGCCTCCGCCGGCGCTTTCCCGCGCAGCACGCGCGCCCTGTGGGAGGAGTGTCCGGACGCTCCGGTCGTGCTGCCCTGCGGCACCGTCTTCGACGTGGTGAACGCCCCGGCGGTCTTCGGCCGCCGGATGCTGGACCGGCTGTGGGAAGAGGGGCCGGGCGCCGGACCGGTCGCGGTCCACCGGGGCCGCATGCTGCTGTTCGCCGCACCGGGCACCGCCCAGCGCCTGCCCTCGCTGCTGACCTGGGAGGAGTGGGGGGCGGCCGGCAGCCGTACGGAGGCCGTACCGCCGCTGCTGTGCCACGGCACCGGAGACGCGGTGACGGTCCCCGCACCCTGCGGCGACGGCTCCCCCGGCTCCACCCCTGGCCCCACTCCCGGGGGCTCCCGCTGGCTGGTCGCCCCCGACACCCGGCACCCGTGGCTGCCCGGCCCCGAGGTGCTGCTGTGGGCGGCGGTACGGGCGGCCCGCTCGTGGACGCGGATATCGATTTTTCCTCCCGCCGATCAGGATGCTAATGTCTACGACGTCAGCAGGCGCCGCTAG
- a CDS encoding M6 family metalloprotease domain-containing protein, which produces MLRPSAFHEPHPEVISVPKLRSTAAVATTMSALAATSILTGPSAAEPFSTTACALHRTEAHHSEGVDAWNPAYTRPVGSLDAVLIFLSFPDATPHTTPDELTADHFPATSRFFQQASYGRFTLRPHPLKRWLRMPKPSTAYAMKRDWSETDRAAYLRDAFAAADRQVDFSRFGVVYLVADPDAPGVDSDATKVVNLDTPERLDGTDVRRVVTVFERHPPDRLVLAHETGHVFDLPDLYHRPTDGEGDWDTYVGDWDLMGSQFGLSPDLFAWHKWKLGWLDPRQVACVRGTSATRLTLEPLAAGPGVPVRSAAGAPAFGLGGGTKLAVVRTGPDSALAVEARGSAGNDRTACRQGILVYRVRGDVESGAGSVQVVDAHPRSQACWENSVYPPLADAPLALGESFTVPQDGVKVEAEGRTASGAWTVKITPELPG; this is translated from the coding sequence ATGCTGCGCCCTTCGGCGTTCCACGAACCGCATCCGGAGGTCATTTCCGTGCCCAAGCTGCGCAGCACCGCCGCCGTGGCCACCACGATGTCGGCGCTCGCCGCGACCTCGATCCTCACCGGCCCGTCGGCCGCCGAGCCCTTCTCGACGACCGCCTGCGCGCTGCACCGCACCGAGGCCCACCACTCCGAGGGCGTGGACGCCTGGAACCCCGCCTACACCCGCCCGGTCGGTTCGCTCGACGCCGTCCTGATCTTCCTGTCCTTCCCGGACGCCACCCCGCACACCACCCCCGACGAGCTGACCGCCGACCACTTCCCGGCCACCAGCCGCTTCTTCCAGCAGGCCTCCTACGGCAGGTTCACCCTGCGCCCGCATCCGCTGAAGCGCTGGCTGCGCATGCCGAAGCCGTCCACGGCGTACGCCATGAAGCGGGACTGGAGCGAGACCGACCGCGCCGCCTACCTGCGCGACGCCTTCGCCGCGGCCGACCGGCAGGTCGACTTCTCGCGCTTCGGTGTCGTCTACCTCGTCGCCGACCCGGACGCGCCCGGCGTGGACTCCGACGCGACGAAGGTCGTCAACCTCGACACCCCCGAGCGTCTGGACGGCACCGACGTCCGCCGGGTCGTCACCGTCTTCGAGAGGCACCCGCCCGACCGGCTGGTCCTGGCCCACGAGACCGGTCATGTCTTCGACCTCCCCGACCTCTACCACCGACCCACGGACGGTGAGGGCGACTGGGACACCTACGTCGGCGACTGGGACCTGATGGGCAGCCAGTTCGGTCTCTCCCCGGACCTGTTCGCCTGGCACAAGTGGAAGCTGGGCTGGCTGGATCCGCGCCAGGTGGCGTGCGTGCGGGGGACGTCGGCGACCCGGCTGACCCTGGAGCCGCTGGCCGCCGGGCCCGGTGTCCCGGTGCGGAGCGCGGCCGGCGCCCCGGCGTTCGGCCTCGGCGGCGGCACCAAACTGGCGGTCGTGCGCACCGGCCCGGACAGCGCCCTGGCCGTCGAGGCGCGCGGCTCGGCGGGCAACGACCGCACGGCCTGCCGGCAGGGCATCCTGGTCTACCGCGTCCGCGGCGATGTCGAGTCCGGTGCCGGCTCGGTCCAGGTGGTGGACGCCCATCCGCGCTCCCAGGCCTGCTGGGAGAACTCCGTCTACCCGCCCCTGGCCGATGCCCCGCTCGCCCTCGGGGAGAGCTTCACGGTGCCGCAGGACGGGGTGAAGGTGGAGGCGGAGGGGCGTACGGCGTCGGGAGCGTGGACGGTGAAGATCACGCCGGAGCTGCCGGGCTGA